A genomic region of Candidatus Dadabacteria bacterium contains the following coding sequences:
- a CDS encoding tetratricopeptide repeat protein, which yields MKKKSSKRKNRKKKNNPAGKKPAGSSVSREQTAEESSRKPDITDIDLLEETDPEYHAKALLILNETIRAEPENSDALYDRAIINSEMGRYEEAFEDFDRVILLDPENDLAFLGRGTVKRCLGPDEDALEDFDRAVRLDPQNPVAYHGRALLKDGLERYEEAIEDFDEVLRLDPGSPFVHLDRGRTKFGLDRYEEAIADFDEALLLDPEDAEVYASRALAKSRLGRDEEAIEDFDEAIRLDPGLPCIYNDRGLSKHNLKRSEEAIADYDKAIRLDPEDTEAYTNRGVARTDLGLYEEALPDLEKAVLFEPASAEVYYNRGFARLGLMRFEEAVDDFTAAIDIDPGFVEAHRGRGYANVSLMRFKEAAGDLDYVIDADGGEVMDYAHRGAARIWLEMNEEAIADFDLAIGLDPENAFAYRMRAEAKKRVGRKEEADEDLARVMSLDPGFLDEDT from the coding sequence ATGAAGAAAAAATCCTCAAAGAGAAAAAACCGGAAAAAAAAGAATAACCCCGCCGGGAAAAAGCCGGCAGGATCATCAGTCAGCCGGGAGCAGACAGCCGAAGAGTCTTCCCGAAAACCCGACATCACAGATATCGACCTGCTTGAAGAAACAGACCCTGAGTACCACGCAAAAGCTCTCTTGATACTTAACGAGACAATCAGGGCTGAGCCTGAGAATTCTGACGCCCTGTATGACCGGGCGATAATCAACTCGGAAATGGGGCGTTACGAAGAAGCCTTTGAGGATTTTGACAGGGTAATACTCCTTGACCCTGAAAACGATCTTGCGTTTCTGGGGCGCGGAACCGTCAAAAGATGCCTCGGTCCCGACGAGGACGCACTCGAGGATTTTGACAGGGCCGTGAGACTTGATCCGCAAAACCCGGTCGCCTACCACGGCCGGGCACTCCTAAAAGACGGTCTCGAGCGTTACGAGGAAGCCATCGAGGATTTCGACGAGGTGCTGCGCCTTGACCCCGGATCCCCGTTTGTGCATCTTGACAGGGGCAGAACGAAATTCGGCCTCGATCGGTACGAAGAAGCAATTGCCGATTTTGATGAGGCGCTGCTCCTTGATCCCGAAGACGCGGAAGTCTACGCATCTAGAGCCCTTGCCAAAAGCAGGCTCGGACGCGATGAGGAAGCCATCGAGGATTTTGACGAGGCGATACGTCTTGACCCGGGTCTGCCTTGTATCTACAACGACCGCGGACTCTCAAAGCACAATCTCAAGCGGAGTGAAGAAGCTATAGCCGACTATGACAAGGCCATACGCCTCGACCCCGAAGATACGGAGGCCTACACCAACCGCGGGGTCGCGAGAACGGACTTGGGCCTCTACGAAGAAGCTCTGCCCGACCTTGAAAAAGCGGTGCTTTTTGAGCCCGCTTCCGCAGAAGTTTATTACAATCGGGGATTCGCCAGACTGGGGCTCATGCGGTTTGAGGAAGCGGTGGATGATTTCACGGCCGCGATCGATATCGACCCCGGGTTTGTAGAGGCTCACCGCGGACGCGGATACGCAAACGTTTCTCTTATGCGCTTCAAAGAGGCTGCCGGGGATCTGGATTATGTAATCGACGCAGACGGCGGAGAGGTCATGGATTACGCCCACCGCGGAGCGGCGAGAATCTGGCTTGAGATGAACGAGGAAGCCATAGCCGATTTTGATCTGGCAATAGGTCTTGACCCGGAAAATGCGTTTGCATACAGAATGAGAGCGGAGGCCAAAAAGCGGGTCGGCAGGAAAGAAGAAGCGGACGAGGACCTTGCGCGGGTTATGAGCCTTGATCCCGGCTTCCTCGACGAGGACACCTGA
- a CDS encoding ATP-binding protein, translating into MNYKARKLSGKVLFSLKQNPVVFLNGPRQSGKTTLVRELARNEYPAEYVSFDNVTHMEAAYASPESFLGRRGGPVIIDEVQLVPDLFRALKIVVDEARLGEGRSNGMFLLTGSANIMVLPKLSDSLVGRMSVRTLYPFSACEVFSAEGNFPERLFSADFADMGKEYALSEAIESATFPEVSGKPAHEREEWFDGYLATILQRDVRTITELEKIGILPRLLRVLAARAGKLMNDAEIARDVGLNQVTGKSYRGILQAMFLSFDVRPWYRNVGKRLVKSSKGYIVDTLLLCHLLGRSLEGPSGRWSDFYGHAVENFVASELRKLLSFSDMRAELFHFRTADGKEVDFVLERPDGSVAGIEVKASKRVVSSDFKGMEALRDLAKDDFVCGVVLYPGEDVVPFGERFLAVPLSALWQ; encoded by the coding sequence ATGAATTACAAGGCACGGAAATTGTCCGGGAAGGTTCTGTTTTCCCTGAAGCAGAATCCCGTGGTGTTTCTCAATGGCCCGCGTCAGTCGGGCAAAACCACGCTTGTGCGGGAGCTTGCCCGCAATGAGTATCCCGCCGAGTACGTATCTTTTGACAACGTTACTCATATGGAGGCCGCCTACGCCTCTCCCGAGAGTTTTCTCGGCCGTCGCGGGGGACCGGTGATTATTGACGAGGTTCAGCTGGTTCCCGACCTGTTCCGCGCCCTGAAGATTGTTGTTGACGAAGCGCGCCTCGGGGAGGGGAGGAGCAACGGCATGTTCCTGCTTACGGGTTCGGCGAATATAATGGTTTTGCCGAAGCTCTCCGATTCCCTTGTCGGACGTATGAGCGTAAGAACCCTTTATCCGTTTTCAGCCTGCGAGGTTTTCTCTGCGGAAGGAAATTTTCCAGAGAGACTTTTTTCAGCCGATTTTGCCGACATGGGAAAGGAATATGCGCTTAGCGAAGCTATTGAGTCAGCCACGTTTCCTGAAGTATCGGGAAAACCCGCACACGAACGAGAGGAGTGGTTTGACGGCTATCTTGCAACCATACTGCAGCGTGATGTGCGCACGATTACCGAGCTTGAGAAAATCGGCATTCTGCCGAGACTGCTCAGGGTTCTGGCGGCCCGCGCCGGCAAACTTATGAATGATGCCGAGATTGCGCGCGACGTGGGACTTAACCAGGTTACCGGCAAAAGCTATCGCGGGATTCTTCAGGCTATGTTCCTCAGCTTTGACGTCAGGCCATGGTACCGAAACGTCGGAAAACGGCTCGTGAAGTCATCCAAAGGTTATATCGTCGATACTCTTCTTCTTTGTCATCTGCTTGGCCGGAGCCTTGAGGGCCCGAGCGGCCGATGGAGCGATTTTTACGGTCACGCGGTCGAGAACTTCGTCGCCTCCGAGCTTCGAAAGCTGCTTTCCTTCTCCGATATGCGGGCGGAACTCTTTCATTTTCGTACTGCTGACGGCAAGGAGGTGGATTTCGTTCTGGAGCGCCCGGACGGTTCGGTTGCCGGTATCGAGGTAAAGGCTTCGAAACGGGTTGTTTCATCCGATTTTAAAGGCATGGAAGCGCTTCGGGACCTGGCAAAAGATGATTTTGTCTGCGGAGTCGTTCTTTACCCGGGAGAGGATGTGGTTCCTTTCGGCGAGAGGTTCCTTGCCGTTCCTCTCTCCGCCCTCTGGCAGTAG
- a CDS encoding sugar ABC transporter substrate-binding protein: MQSAIRLLATAGLMCNLLAALASGCGTTPASPERTGDLVAGLITKTDTNPFFVTIKEGALRRAKQLGIELRTFAGEYDGDSQTQIQAVESLIAAGAKGILITPSDPVALGEAVRKARDAGVLVIALDTPFPSADSADATFATDNFRAGELIGRWARAIMDASAKDASIATLDGAARQITVEVSRNQGFLKGFGIDIKNPKEMYDEDDPRIVGSGATMGTESGGRKAMESLIQKDPNLVYAINEPAAAGAYSALRELGLEENVLIVSIDGSCSGVKSVARGEIGATSMQYPLKMASLGIEAVAEYSKTGRKPENTPGLDFHDTGVSLVTKQPVPGIRSLDIDQGLAECWE, translated from the coding sequence ATGCAATCTGCAATCCGTCTGCTCGCAACAGCGGGCTTGATGTGCAACCTTCTAGCCGCACTTGCAAGCGGATGCGGCACGACTCCCGCCTCGCCCGAGAGAACCGGTGATCTTGTAGCGGGCCTGATTACCAAGACCGACACCAACCCGTTTTTCGTGACGATTAAAGAGGGAGCTCTCAGGCGGGCTAAGCAACTCGGTATCGAATTGCGAACCTTCGCTGGAGAGTACGACGGAGATTCGCAAACACAAATTCAGGCAGTCGAGAGCCTGATCGCTGCGGGAGCGAAAGGCATTCTGATCACCCCTTCGGACCCTGTCGCACTTGGCGAGGCAGTCAGAAAAGCGCGAGATGCCGGAGTGCTGGTCATCGCGCTTGATACCCCTTTTCCTTCGGCGGATTCAGCAGACGCCACATTCGCCACCGACAACTTCCGGGCCGGGGAACTGATCGGCAGGTGGGCGCGGGCAATAATGGATGCTTCGGCAAAAGACGCGAGTATTGCGACGCTTGACGGGGCCGCCCGGCAGATAACGGTGGAAGTGTCGCGAAACCAGGGCTTTCTCAAGGGCTTCGGCATCGATATCAAAAACCCGAAAGAAATGTATGACGAGGACGACCCACGTATCGTCGGCAGTGGTGCAACCATGGGAACAGAATCAGGCGGACGCAAAGCCATGGAGAGCCTGATACAGAAGGATCCGAATCTGGTGTATGCAATCAACGAACCGGCTGCGGCAGGTGCCTATTCGGCACTCAGAGAGCTGGGGCTGGAAGAGAATGTTCTCATTGTTTCCATAGATGGCAGCTGCTCAGGGGTAAAAAGCGTCGCCAGAGGCGAGATCGGGGCCACTTCCATGCAGTATCCCCTAAAAATGGCGTCACTCGGGATCGAGGCGGTGGCTGAATACTCAAAGACGGGCAGGAAGCCGGAGAACACTCCCGGTCTCGACTTTCATGACACGGGAGTGTCCCTTGTAACGAAGCAACCGGTTCCGGGGATTCGTTCCCTCGACATCGATCAAGGCTTAGCGGAGTGCTGGGAATAA
- a CDS encoding UvrD-helicase domain-containing protein codes for MLLKHKELFDSLFAHPLTQEQRLCIVDDSYRTLVIASAGSGKTTTLLGKYVFLIREELAAPREILVLAFNKSIEQELGEKIKKLVPGVGRPEVYTFHGFGLELLKRIGGRRKLDPLAESSSDGLLDTANVLGIIERAKVKHPEIGKWISEFRAECPYHQIEEFVRDEREYNETVTSYPYKRESFRLGGELRAQRIPSLDARYWVRSQQELAIINSLIIRGVKVEYERPHPDGEMTPDFYYPEIDLWHEHFAIQRDGSSPFEGYAETVRQKKKFYEERGGDFLFTYSYEYYEGTVIEKIFRELEEKGISYDPPSKEYTEKRLESLYSDDTYSLIARCIKLAKANDLSPGGLSVRLDSLRDKFRSGLFKRFFLPVLETYEEILRENGTIDFEDMILGPVRHLSGAEMDGALPDRYKYVLVDEFQDISEARKNFLARILAADSRLFAVGDDWQSVYRFTGSDSMAMKEFSESESPLVAEDGMSGRDVRLFKPQTYRIQETFRTCRPVSDVASEFIQKNPAQIRKSVRSRPPDDDFPAVNICSVDRYDSDNLKRVLNLIPRSDKRKGVFILGRKNREIEPLSHRELMAFRDDLRISRRTIHRSKGLEDDIVIVLGMDSGMKGFPGCGEEDPLLSVFLPPGDGYPNSEERRVMYVAMTRAREKVFLVNQSVQPSSFTAEIKEICGCLDVRFNDAVLREDVVGPCPECFSKGLVQGRWMGGLVRRVRSNPPPYSIFLGCTNFGKGLCSYTEREAPCPTCLTKGETVRLDVRLNEDSQKREVFCPGCDYRKDYDSFRLNTGKAVLGSEDI; via the coding sequence ATGTTGCTTAAGCACAAAGAACTTTTTGACTCCCTGTTTGCCCATCCCCTTACCCAGGAGCAGAGACTCTGCATAGTCGATGATTCCTACAGGACGCTTGTAATAGCGTCAGCCGGTTCAGGGAAGACAACAACGCTACTTGGCAAGTATGTCTTTCTGATAAGAGAAGAACTCGCTGCCCCGCGGGAGATTCTGGTTCTCGCCTTTAACAAGTCGATAGAGCAGGAGCTTGGAGAAAAGATAAAAAAGCTTGTCCCCGGAGTCGGCCGCCCCGAAGTCTACACATTCCACGGGTTCGGTCTTGAACTGCTTAAGAGGATAGGGGGGAGAAGAAAGCTTGACCCCCTTGCGGAATCCTCTTCAGACGGTCTTCTCGACACGGCAAACGTACTTGGGATAATCGAGAGGGCAAAGGTCAAGCATCCTGAGATCGGGAAATGGATTTCTGAGTTCAGGGCCGAGTGTCCGTACCACCAGATAGAAGAATTTGTCCGGGATGAAAGGGAATACAACGAAACTGTTACAAGCTATCCCTACAAAAGAGAATCATTCCGGCTCGGTGGGGAACTGAGAGCGCAGCGCATACCGAGTCTTGACGCAAGATACTGGGTCAGGTCCCAGCAGGAGCTTGCTATCATAAACAGCCTGATAATAAGGGGAGTGAAAGTCGAGTATGAAAGGCCGCATCCCGACGGAGAAATGACCCCGGATTTCTATTATCCGGAAATAGATCTCTGGCATGAACATTTCGCGATCCAGAGGGACGGCAGCTCCCCCTTTGAAGGCTACGCGGAGACAGTGCGACAGAAAAAGAAATTCTATGAGGAGCGGGGAGGGGATTTTCTTTTTACCTATAGCTACGAATATTACGAGGGCACCGTGATTGAGAAAATTTTCCGGGAGCTTGAGGAAAAGGGCATCTCCTATGACCCTCCCTCAAAAGAATATACAGAGAAACGCCTTGAGTCCCTTTACTCGGACGATACGTACAGCCTGATCGCAAGATGCATAAAGCTTGCCAAGGCGAACGATCTTTCGCCGGGGGGTCTTTCCGTGCGGCTTGACTCCCTTCGCGACAAGTTCAGAAGCGGCCTTTTCAAAAGATTTTTCCTTCCGGTACTTGAGACCTACGAGGAGATTCTTCGTGAAAACGGCACCATAGATTTTGAGGACATGATCCTTGGGCCTGTCCGCCACTTAAGCGGCGCCGAGATGGATGGCGCGCTTCCGGATCGGTACAAGTATGTCCTTGTGGATGAGTTCCAAGACATCTCGGAAGCCAGAAAGAATTTCCTCGCCCGCATACTTGCTGCGGATTCCCGTCTCTTCGCTGTGGGAGATGACTGGCAGTCGGTCTACAGGTTTACCGGCTCAGACAGCATGGCGATGAAAGAGTTTTCCGAATCTGAAAGCCCTCTGGTTGCGGAAGACGGGATGTCGGGGCGGGATGTCCGTCTGTTTAAGCCGCAGACTTACAGGATTCAGGAGACATTCCGTACGTGCAGACCGGTATCCGACGTTGCTTCTGAGTTTATCCAGAAAAACCCGGCCCAGATCAGAAAATCCGTTCGCTCCCGCCCGCCGGATGACGACTTTCCCGCCGTCAACATATGTTCCGTTGACCGTTATGACAGCGATAACCTGAAAAGGGTTCTTAACCTGATTCCAAGGTCGGACAAAAGAAAAGGGGTTTTTATCCTGGGGCGGAAGAACAGGGAAATTGAACCCCTTAGCCACAGAGAACTTATGGCCTTCAGGGACGATCTCAGGATATCCAGGAGGACGATCCACAGGTCAAAAGGTCTTGAGGATGATATCGTTATCGTGCTGGGAATGGATTCGGGCATGAAGGGCTTTCCGGGCTGCGGAGAGGAGGATCCCTTGCTCTCGGTCTTTCTGCCTCCGGGAGACGGCTACCCGAATTCGGAGGAGAGGCGGGTTATGTACGTGGCCATGACCAGGGCCAGAGAGAAAGTCTTTCTGGTTAACCAGTCTGTTCAGCCGTCATCCTTTACAGCGGAGATAAAAGAGATATGCGGGTGTCTTGATGTCAGGTTCAATGATGCTGTTTTGAGGGAGGATGTTGTCGGACCGTGTCCTGAGTGTTTCAGCAAGGGACTTGTTCAGGGGAGATGGATGGGAGGTCTTGTAAGAAGGGTAAGGAGCAATCCTCCGCCGTATTCCATATTTCTTGGGTGCACGAACTTCGGAAAAGGGCTTTGTAGCTACACGGAAAGAGAAGCGCCCTGTCCCACATGTCTGACAAAGGGTGAAACTGTCAGATTAGATGTGCGGTTAAACGAAGATTCGCAAAAACGCGAGGTGTTCTGTCCGGGTTGTGATTACCGTAAAGACTACGATTCATTCAGATTGAATACTGGAAAGGCAGTACTTGGAAGTGAAGACATTTGA
- a CDS encoding helix-turn-helix transcriptional regulator — MVLLFTLSKAQETIAANMRNRRLATGLTQQGLAKRSGVSLATLRKFEQKGVVSLESFLKLAMVLDALEDIVKASESPTPAYSSINEVIEEKSRKPRRKRGWRE; from the coding sequence GTGGTATTACTTTTTACGCTTTCAAAAGCACAGGAAACAATCGCGGCGAACATGCGCAACCGACGTCTCGCAACGGGGCTCACCCAGCAGGGTCTTGCAAAACGCTCGGGGGTCAGTCTCGCGACCCTGCGAAAATTCGAGCAGAAAGGAGTTGTTTCCCTTGAATCCTTCCTTAAGCTTGCCATGGTTCTTGACGCACTTGAGGACATTGTAAAGGCGAGCGAATCGCCCACCCCCGCGTATTCATCCATCAATGAAGTGATTGAGGAGAAAAGCAGGAAGCCGCGCCGCAAGAGAGGATGGCGCGAATGA
- a CDS encoding type II toxin-antitoxin system HipA family toxin, with product MNYSPVSEITVSLDFGREPVHAGTLALSAEGRIYFEHAPTLPRSLEISPLRLPRKPELITFDPMLFEGLPGVFHDSLPDGWGRLLVDRLARSRGVEPGRLTPLDRLAHVGHRGMGALVYEPDLSSRRLSGALNIDDLALKTQLVLRGSAEDVLEELVALNGSSAGARPKAMVSINQSGSQIIHGATGKTFRNYAHWLVKFPNTQDGPDAGAIEYVYSLMAREAEVFMSETRLLPAKNGPGYFTTRRFDRKESEGGMTRLHVHTAGGLLHSDFRTPSLDYEDLLALTEIMTRDMREVEKMYRHAVFNVMSHNRDDHAKNFSFVMDFKGGWKLSPAYDITFSSGPGGQQSTTVLGEEKDPSSAHLVALGQKAKLDDKTITETIERTRHSLAGWETLAIKYGVGISNIKLISDAIERLNRS from the coding sequence ATGAACTATTCTCCCGTTTCCGAGATAACGGTAAGCCTTGATTTCGGGCGGGAGCCTGTCCACGCAGGAACGCTCGCACTCTCCGCCGAGGGCAGAATCTATTTTGAACACGCTCCGACTCTCCCCCGCAGCCTTGAGATTTCGCCGCTGCGTCTTCCGCGGAAGCCCGAGCTCATCACGTTTGATCCCATGCTGTTCGAAGGTCTCCCCGGTGTTTTTCATGATAGTCTTCCAGACGGATGGGGGCGCCTACTGGTAGACCGTCTCGCAAGATCAAGGGGAGTAGAACCCGGTCGCCTTACTCCTCTCGACAGGCTGGCTCATGTCGGACACAGAGGCATGGGAGCTCTTGTCTACGAACCCGACCTCAGCAGCCGAAGGCTTTCCGGCGCTCTTAATATTGATGATCTCGCGTTAAAAACGCAGCTGGTACTTAGAGGTTCCGCTGAGGACGTGCTTGAAGAACTGGTGGCGCTAAACGGGTCCTCTGCGGGAGCGCGTCCCAAGGCGATGGTGAGCATCAATCAGAGCGGCAGTCAAATCATCCATGGTGCGACCGGTAAAACATTCAGAAACTACGCTCACTGGCTTGTTAAGTTCCCGAACACCCAAGACGGCCCGGATGCCGGCGCCATTGAATACGTTTACTCCCTTATGGCCAGGGAAGCGGAAGTATTTATGAGCGAAACGCGCCTTCTCCCGGCAAAGAACGGGCCTGGGTATTTCACCACCAGGAGATTTGACCGCAAAGAATCTGAAGGTGGAATGACCCGGCTTCATGTCCATACCGCAGGCGGTCTGCTTCATTCGGATTTCCGTACGCCGTCTCTTGACTATGAAGACCTGCTTGCGTTAACGGAAATAATGACCCGCGACATGCGGGAAGTCGAAAAAATGTACCGCCACGCGGTTTTTAACGTCATGTCGCACAACCGCGACGACCACGCGAAGAATTTCTCATTTGTTATGGATTTTAAAGGCGGGTGGAAACTGTCCCCCGCCTATGACATTACTTTTTCTTCCGGTCCGGGCGGCCAGCAGAGCACGACGGTGCTTGGCGAAGAGAAAGATCCCTCATCCGCGCATCTTGTGGCTCTCGGGCAAAAAGCCAAGCTTGATGATAAAACGATCACGGAGACCATCGAGCGCACACGACATTCCCTCGCGGGATGGGAGACGCTTGCGATAAAGTACGGGGTCGGTATAAGCAATATAAAACTAATTAGCGACGCTATCGAACGGCTTAACCGGAGTTAA
- a CDS encoding EamA family transporter, translated as MQATLIGFSAILMWSLLALLTALSGEVPPFQLAAMCFSVATAVGLVSLAAKPSGFRNLRQPLHIWCLGVGGLFGYHFFYFTALRNAPAVEASLIGYLWPLLIVVGSALLPGERLDWHHVTGALAGLGGTVLIVSKNGLSFDDSFALGYGAALLSAFTWAAYSLLSRRFGTVPTDTVTGFCAVTAVFSLVCHLALEQTVWPHGAGQWLAVSGLGLLPVGAAFYAWDFGVKHGDIRVLGTASYAAPLLSTLILVASGVGQADWRIACACVLITGGAVLAAKDMLSLRTRRGQAS; from the coding sequence ATGCAGGCGACGCTGATCGGATTTAGCGCAATCCTTATGTGGTCGCTTCTGGCCCTGCTGACGGCCCTGTCAGGAGAGGTACCACCCTTTCAGCTCGCCGCCATGTGTTTTTCGGTCGCCACCGCCGTCGGGCTGGTCTCGCTTGCCGCGAAGCCGTCGGGTTTTCGAAACCTGCGCCAGCCCCTGCATATATGGTGTCTCGGAGTCGGAGGGCTGTTCGGTTATCATTTTTTCTACTTCACAGCTCTTCGCAACGCGCCGGCTGTCGAAGCGAGCCTGATCGGCTACCTCTGGCCCCTGCTGATCGTTGTCGGCTCAGCGCTCCTTCCCGGAGAGCGGCTAGACTGGCATCACGTAACAGGCGCACTCGCGGGTCTTGGAGGAACAGTGCTTATCGTCTCGAAAAACGGCCTTTCCTTTGATGACAGCTTTGCCCTTGGGTATGGCGCGGCCCTGCTTTCCGCCTTTACCTGGGCCGCCTACTCGCTTCTGTCGCGGCGCTTCGGCACGGTTCCGACCGATACCGTCACCGGGTTCTGCGCGGTAACCGCCGTTTTTTCACTCGTCTGTCATCTGGCTCTTGAACAGACTGTCTGGCCGCACGGGGCCGGACAGTGGCTCGCCGTCTCGGGCCTCGGCCTGCTGCCGGTGGGCGCAGCTTTTTACGCATGGGACTTCGGCGTAAAACACGGCGATATAAGAGTACTGGGCACCGCGAGCTACGCGGCGCCGCTTCTCTCAACCCTGATCCTTGTCGCATCAGGCGTCGGCCAGGCCGACTGGCGCATAGCTTGCGCCTGCGTCCTGATAACCGGGGGCGCGGTGCTTGCCGCAAAGGATATGCTGTCTTTACGAACTCGCCGGGGACAGGCCTCTTGA
- a CDS encoding ATP-binding protein, producing MKSFQRSQVATLCDRLAEHPHHIITIFGPRQTGKTTIVRQALRQIDLGSRYLAVDEPRPPGPRGSYDESETIPVFSYERGTDWLVRNWEEARREAQRSGRGFVLALDEIQRIPQWSQTLKGLWDADRARDCPLHAVILGSAPLLMQSGLNESLAGRFEPVRVAHWSFEEMSKAFGFSLDEYLYFGGYPGSARFVQDMDRWRAHILQAIVSSSIGRDILSMTRVDKPELLKRLFEHGADYSGQILSYTKMLGQLVDAGNTTTLARYLDLLSDVGLLAGFGKYHNKPHLRKGSSPKLNVLNTALMTVGSGYSFEEAMADRTFRGRIVESAVGAHMSNTATPDISVHYWRDKSLEVDFVLRRGPHLIPVEVKSGRKSARLGGIEAFKRNFGVHRSLLVGEGGVPLHEFLTVPVNQWFEER from the coding sequence ATGAAATCTTTTCAGCGTTCTCAGGTTGCCACGCTTTGCGATCGACTGGCCGAACATCCCCATCACATCATTACCATTTTCGGGCCTCGCCAGACCGGAAAAACCACCATAGTGCGCCAGGCGCTTCGACAGATAGATCTCGGGAGCCGTTACCTGGCGGTTGACGAACCTCGGCCTCCGGGGCCGCGTGGTTCGTACGATGAATCAGAAACAATTCCGGTTTTTTCATATGAGCGCGGCACAGACTGGCTGGTGCGGAACTGGGAGGAGGCCCGTCGCGAAGCACAGCGATCCGGGCGGGGATTCGTTCTGGCGCTGGATGAAATTCAGAGAATTCCCCAGTGGTCACAGACCTTGAAGGGTCTCTGGGATGCCGACCGCGCCAGGGATTGCCCTCTGCACGCAGTTATTCTGGGTTCGGCGCCTCTGCTCATGCAGTCAGGACTTAACGAGAGTCTTGCCGGGCGTTTTGAACCTGTGCGCGTCGCGCACTGGTCCTTCGAGGAAATGTCCAAAGCCTTCGGTTTCAGTCTGGACGAGTACCTGTATTTCGGCGGCTACCCGGGCTCAGCCAGGTTCGTTCAGGACATGGACCGGTGGCGCGCTCATATTCTCCAGGCTATCGTCAGTTCCAGTATCGGCCGGGATATTCTCTCCATGACGCGGGTGGACAAGCCGGAACTTCTCAAACGGCTTTTCGAACACGGAGCGGATTATTCAGGGCAAATTCTTTCGTACACCAAAATGCTGGGCCAACTTGTGGATGCCGGCAACACGACCACCTTGGCGCGCTACCTTGACCTGCTGTCGGACGTGGGTCTCCTCGCAGGTTTCGGGAAGTATCATAACAAACCTCATCTTCGCAAGGGATCAAGCCCCAAACTAAACGTGCTCAACACCGCTTTGATGACTGTCGGTTCCGGGTATTCCTTTGAAGAAGCCATGGCGGACCGGACATTCAGGGGACGCATTGTTGAAAGTGCGGTCGGTGCTCACATGTCAAACACCGCGACACCCGATATCAGCGTCCATTACTGGCGGGACAAATCGCTTGAGGTCGACTTCGTCCTCAGGCGCGGCCCCCATCTTATTCCCGTTGAAGTGAAAAGCGGCCGGAAGTCCGCGCGTCTCGGGGGAATTGAAGCGTTTAAGCGGAATTTCGGTGTCCATCGTTCGCTTCTTGTCGGAGAAGGCGGCGTACCGCTTCATGAGTTTCTGACGGTGCCCGTGAATCAGTGGTTTGAGGAAAGATGA
- a CDS encoding Fic family protein — protein MRWNWQRPEWPDFTYEPELLEGSEHDFLRGTGLLFGAYMHLDEQERDLLRVEIIGDEALKTSEIEGEYLDRESLQSSLRRHFGLQTDDRKVSSAEAGITDLMVDLYGTYEGTLSHETLYRWHRMLTLGRTDLRCVGCYREHGVEVVSGPLHRRRIHFEAPPQQRVKREMDGFVRWFNRSAPGAATPLPALTRAGTAHLYFECIHPFEDGNGRIGRAVSEKALAQSLGHPTLIALATVISRNRKAYYGALGEANTKNEITGWLCYFARTVLDALSYTRIYVEFLIKKAKLLERMRGKMNPRQEKCLLRMFEEGPEGFAGGLSAENYISITKATRPTATRDLSDLVAKGALARTGERKSTRYHLNIDLRI, from the coding sequence ATGCGATGGAACTGGCAACGGCCCGAGTGGCCTGATTTTACCTACGAACCGGAACTTCTCGAGGGTTCGGAGCATGATTTCCTGCGAGGGACGGGCCTGCTTTTCGGAGCTTACATGCATCTTGACGAACAGGAGCGGGACCTGCTCAGGGTGGAGATTATAGGCGATGAAGCCCTTAAGACTTCTGAAATCGAGGGAGAGTATCTTGACCGCGAAAGCTTACAGTCGTCTCTTCGCCGGCATTTCGGCCTGCAGACAGACGACCGGAAAGTGAGTTCGGCCGAAGCCGGGATCACTGACCTCATGGTTGACCTTTACGGCACTTACGAAGGTACGCTTTCCCACGAAACGCTTTACCGCTGGCACAGGATGCTCACGCTCGGGCGCACTGACCTGAGGTGCGTAGGCTGTTACCGTGAGCACGGTGTTGAGGTGGTCTCGGGGCCTCTTCACAGACGCAGGATTCATTTCGAAGCGCCTCCGCAACAGAGAGTAAAGCGGGAGATGGACGGATTTGTCCGTTGGTTTAACCGAAGCGCTCCGGGCGCTGCGACGCCACTTCCGGCACTTACCCGCGCCGGCACTGCGCATCTTTATTTCGAGTGCATTCACCCGTTTGAGGACGGAAACGGTCGCATAGGCCGTGCGGTGTCCGAGAAAGCGCTTGCCCAGTCTCTGGGCCACCCTACGCTGATTGCGCTCGCCACAGTGATCAGCAGGAACAGGAAAGCTTATTACGGGGCTCTAGGGGAGGCGAACACGAAAAACGAGATAACTGGCTGGCTTTGCTATTTTGCCCGTACCGTGCTAGATGCGCTTTCGTATACGCGGATCTACGTGGAATTTCTTATAAAAAAGGCCAAGTTGCTTGAGCGTATGCGGGGAAAAATGAATCCGCGGCAGGAAAAATGCCTGCTTCGGATGTTCGAGGAGGGCCCTGAGGGTTTTGCAGGTGGTCTCAGCGCGGAGAATTATATAAGCATCACAAAGGCCACGCGACCGACCGCCACTCGGGATCTTTCGGATCTGGTTGCTAAAGGTGCGCTTGCAAGAACAGGAGAGCGCAAGTCCACGCGCTACCATCTGAATATCGATTTACGGATTTAA